From a single Brassica rapa cultivar Chiifu-401-42 chromosome A01, CAAS_Brap_v3.01, whole genome shotgun sequence genomic region:
- the LOC103869882 gene encoding probable LRR receptor-like serine/threonine-protein kinase At4g36180, whose protein sequence is MIRKIVSGICDKKKHYFIRMDHSADFKWISNDFKEKQILYILVVCNFSYFKDLNFTLSSKKPHSWRHFFSHHLQASVSFITTMRRRSMFFLLLVFHALLLSRADDTQSEIDALTAFKLNLHDPLGALTSWDPSTPSAPCDWRGVFCTNRRVTEIRLPRLQLSGRISDRISDLRMLRKLSLRSNSFNGTIPPSLAYCTRLLSVFLQYNSLTGKLPPGMKNLTELEVFNVAGNRLSGEISGPLPLSLKFLDVSSNVFSGQIPSGLANLTQLQLLNLSYNQLNGAIPASLGKLQSLQYLWLDFNLLQGTLPSALSNCSSIVHLSASGNAIGGVIPAAFGALPNLEVIALDNNNLTGTVPFSLFCNTSLTIVRLGSNAFSDVVRPETVNCRSTGLQVLDLSENRISGRFPMWLTSIVSLTNLDVSGNVFSGEIPAEIGGLKLLEELKLANNSLTGEIPVEIKQCGSLGVLDLEGNRLTGLVPEFLGYMKALKVLSLGRNSFSGYVPLSMVNLQQLDRLNLGENDLNGSFPVELMALTNLSELDLSGNRFTGEVPVSISNLSNLSFLNLSGNEFSGEIPASVGNLFKLTSLDLSKQNMSGEVPVELSGLPNLQVIALQENNFYGVVPEGFSSLVSLRYVNLSSNSFSGEIPQTFGFLRVLGSLSLSDNHISGSIPPEVGNCSALEVLELRSNRLTGNIPVDLSRLSRLKVLDLGRNNLSGEIPPMSSSLESLSLDHNHLSGVIPESFSRLSNLSRLDLSVNNLTGEIPSTLSLIATNLVYFNVSSNNLKGEIPPSFTNPSDFSGNSELCGKPLNRKCEGSTAEERKKRRKMILMIVMAAIGACLLTLFCCFYIYTLLRWRKKLKQQSATGEKKRSPGRTSAGSRVRSSTSRSSTENGEPKLVMFNNKITLAETIEATRQFDEENVLSRTKYGLLFKANYNDGMVLSIRRLPNGSLLNENLFKKEAEVLGKVKHRNITVLRGYYAGPPDLRLLVYDYMPNGNLSTLLQEASHQDGHVLNWPMRHLIALGIARGLGFLHQSNMVHGDIKPQNVLFDADFEAHLSDFGLDRLTVRSPSRTAVTSATIGTLGYVSPEATLSGEITRESDIYSFGIVLLEILTGKRPVMFTQDEDIVKWVKKQLQRGQVTELLEPGLLELDPESSEWEEFLLGIKVGLLCTATDPLDRPTMSDIVFMLEGCRVGPDVTSSADQPSPA, encoded by the exons ATGATTAGAAAAATTGTTTCCGGAatctgtgacaaaaaaaaacattattttatacGCATGGATCATAGTGCGGACTTCAAATGGATTTCAAatgattttaaagaaaaacaaattttatatattcttgttgtttgcaacttttcttattttaaagACTTGAACTTTACTCTCTCTTCAAAGAAACCACACTCATGGCGACACTTCTTCTCTCACCATCTTCAAGCTAGTGTTTCGTTCATTACAACCATGAGGAGAAGATCCATGTTCTTCCTTCTCCTTGTATTCCACGCGCTGTTACTCTCACGCGCCGATGATACTCAGTCCGAGATCGACGCACTCACTGCGTTTAAGCTCAACCTCCACGACCCACTCGGTGCGCTAACCTCATGGGATCCCTCAACCCCCTCGGCTCCATGCGACTGGCGCGGCGTCTTCTGCACCAACCGCCGCGTCACGGAGATCCGTCTCCCCCGCCTGCAGCTCTCCGGAAGAATCTCCGACCGTATCTCCGACCTCCGCATGCTTCGTAAGCTCTCTCTCCGGTCAAACTCCTTCAACGGAACCATCCCTCCTTCACTCGCGTACTGCACGCGCCTGCTCTCCGTCTTCCTCCAGTACAACTCCCTCACCGGAAAACTCCCCCCGGGGATGAAGAATCTCACCGAGCTAGAGGTCTTCAACGTCGCGGGAAACCGTCTCTCCGGGGAGATCTCAGGCCCTTTACCGTTAAGTCTCAAGTTCCTCGACGTCTCCTCAAACGTCTTCTCCGGTCAGATACCGAGTGGACTCGCAAACTTGACTCAGCTCCAGCTTCTCAACCTCTCGTATAATCAATTAAAT GGTGCGATCCCTGCGAGCCTAGGCAAGCTTCAGAGCCTTCAGTATCTATGGCTAGACTTTAACTTACTGCAAGGGACGTTACCTTCAGCTTTATCCAACTGCTCTTCCATCGTTCACCTGAGCGCGTCGGGGAACGCTATCGGCGGCGTGATTCCCGCCGCGTTCGGCGCTCTTCCCAACCTCGAAGTCATCGCTCTCGACAACAACAATCTCACCGGTACGGTACCGTTCTCTCTCTTCTGCAACACGTCGCTAACGATCGTTCGGTTGGGATCCAACGCCTTCTCCGACGTCGTGAGGCCGGAGACGGTTAACTGTCGTAGCACCGGTTTACAAGTCTTGGATCTCAGTGAGAATCGAATCTCCGGCCGTTTCCCGATGTGGTTGACGAGCATCGTCTCCTTAACGAATCTTGATGTTTCCGGAAATGTATTTTCCGGCGAGATTCCGGCGGAGATCGGTGGCTTGAAGTTGTTGGAAGAGCTCAAGTTGGCTAATAACTCTCTTACGGGCGAGATCCCGGTTGAGATTAAGCAATGCGGTTCGTTAGGGGTGCTAGATTTGGAAGGAAACCGGTTAACCGGTTTAGTTCCGGAGTTTCTAGGCTACATGAAGGCGTTAAAAGTCTTGTCTCTAGGGAGAAACAGCTTCTCAGGCTACGTTCCTTTGTCTATGGTGAACTTACAGCAGCTTGACCGGTTAAACTTGGGTGAAAACGATTTGAACGGGAGCTTTCCGGTTGAGCTGATGGCGTTAACGAACTTATCTGAGCTGGATTTGAGCGGGAACCGGTTTACCGGGGAGGTTCCGGTTAGTATCAGCAACTTGAGTAACCTCAGTTTTTTAAACTTGAGTGGGAATGAGTTCTCTGGTGAGATACCGGCTAGCGTGGGGAACCTGTTTAAGCTAACGTCTCTTGATTTAAGCAAACAGAACATGTCCGGTGAAGTTCCGGTTGAGCTTTCCGGTTTACCCAACTTGCAAGTGATTGCGTTGCAGGAGAATAACTTCTACGGTGTTGTCCCTGAAGGGTTTAGCAGCTTGGTGAGTTTACGGTATGTGAATTTGAGCTCTAACTCGTTCTCCGGTGAGATACCGCAGACTTTCGGGTTTCTTCGGGTGCTGGGGTCTCTGTCGCTGTCGGATAATCATATCTCCGGGTCTATACCGCCTGAAGTTGGAAACTGCTCTGCTCTTGAGGTTCTTGAGTTGAGATCAAACCGGTTAACGGGGAATATTCCGGTTGATCTCTCGAGACTTTCTCGTTTGAAAGTGCTGGACTTGGGTCGGAACAACTTGTCAGGTGAGATCCCACCGATGAGCTCGTCTCTCGAGTCGCTGTCGCTTGACCACAATCATCTGTCGGGAGTCATACCTGAGTCTTTCTCTCGGCTATCAAACTTGTCGAGGCTTGATCTCTCGGTTAACAACTTAACCGGGGAGATTCCATCTACCTTATCCCTCATAGCAACCAACTTGGTGTACTTTAATGTCTCGAGCAACAATCTCAAGGGAGAGATTCCACCTTCTTTCACCAACCCCTCAGACTTCTCAGGCAACTCGGAGCTATGCGGCAAGCCGCTAAACCGAAAATGTGAAGGCAGCACGGCggaggagaggaagaagaggaggaaaatGATTCTGATGATAGTCATGGCTGCGATAGGCGCTTGCCTTCTAACGCTCTTCTGCTGCTTCTACATCTACACTCTCTTGCGATGGAGAAAGAAGCTGAAACAACAGTCCGCAACGGGGGAGAAGAAACGGAGTCCCGGTAGAACAAGCGCGGGGAGCAGAGTACGCAGCAGCACGAGCCGGTCGAGCACGGAGAACGGAGAGCCGAAGCTAGTGATGTTCAACAACAAGATCACTCTAGCGGAAACAATAGAAGCGACACGACAGTTCGATGAAGAGAACGTTCTCAGCAGAACCAAATACGGTTTGCTGTTCAAAGCTAATTACAACGATGGTATGGTTCTTTCGATACGCCGCTTACCTAATGGATCTCTCTTGAACGAGAACTTGTTCAAGAAAGAAGCTGAGGTTCTCGGGAAAGTGAAGCACAGGAACATCACTGTCCTTAGAGGATACTACGCCGGTCCACCGGATTTGAGGCTCTTGGTGTATGACTACATGCCTAATGGAAACTTGTCTACTCTCCTCCAAGAAGCTTCTCACCAAGATGGTCATGTCCTGAACTGGCCAATGCGTCACCTCATTGCTCTTGGGATCGCTCGTGGTCTCGGTTTCCTCCATCAATCCAACATG GTTCATGGTGATATAAAGCCACAGAATGTGCTCTTCGACGCTGACTTCGAAGCCCATTTATCCGACTTCGGGCTTGACCGTCTCACTGTTCGATCCCCGTCAAGAACAGCGGTCACATCAGCCACCATAGGGACGTTAGGCTACGTTTCTCCAGAAGCTACATTGTCAGGAGAGATCACAAGAGAGTCCGACATCTACAGCTTCGGCATTGTCCTACTCGAAATCTTAACCGGGAAGAGACCGGTAATGTTCACACAAGACGAGGATATAGTGAAATGGGTGAAGAAACAGCTTCAGAGGGGTCAAGTCACAGAGCTGCTAGAGCCAGGTCTGCTCGAGCTAGACCCGGAATCGTCTGAATGGGAAGAGTTTTTGTTAGGTATCAAAGTCGGACTGCTTTGTACGGCCACGGATCCTCTTGACCGACCAACAATGTCTGATATTGTGTTCATGTTGGAAGGCTGTCGTGTTGGTCCTGACGTTACTTCCTCCGCCGATCAACCCTCACCGGCCTAA